A genomic stretch from Chroogloeocystis siderophila 5.2 s.c.1 includes:
- a CDS encoding EamA family transporter, whose amino-acid sequence MIQVLCAALLWGFAGALAGLLMGGTLEPAILVPLRFFGSFLVLLPFVWRFPPQNKEFPRLFVIGLALTLTQVSYYLAIHLSSVATGLFLQYMAPVLLTLYALVRGESLSRPKLFGLGFAVVGAYFLVVGPQGLAGGLGIAYGLASAFLFATFSYLGMGMRAHPLTVLAIGTGVGSILSLPFTPWEKVLSLNAVDLAAVAYIVVLGTVVPFGLFLWGVRQIPARVATLVAMIEPVCGAIFAIFLVGQLLSPLAVFGGAMILCGVWLNTT is encoded by the coding sequence ATGATTCAAGTCTTGTGTGCTGCACTTTTATGGGGGTTTGCTGGGGCGTTAGCTGGGCTTTTAATGGGAGGAACGTTAGAACCTGCAATACTTGTACCGTTACGTTTTTTCGGTAGCTTTTTAGTGCTTTTGCCATTTGTCTGGCGCTTTCCGCCACAGAATAAAGAGTTTCCCCGCCTTTTTGTGATCGGATTAGCGCTGACACTCACTCAAGTTAGCTACTATTTAGCAATTCATCTATCGAGTGTGGCAACGGGGCTATTTTTGCAGTACATGGCTCCAGTGTTACTTACTTTATATGCTTTGGTGCGTGGAGAAAGTTTATCTCGACCCAAATTATTCGGCTTAGGATTTGCAGTAGTCGGCGCCTATTTTCTAGTCGTAGGTCCGCAAGGACTTGCAGGGGGATTGGGAATCGCTTATGGTCTTGCTTCGGCTTTCTTGTTTGCTACTTTTTCTTATTTAGGCATGGGAATGCGCGCCCACCCGTTAACTGTATTAGCGATCGGGACGGGAGTTGGTAGTATTTTGAGTTTACCTTTCACTCCTTGGGAGAAAGTGCTGAGCTTGAATGCTGTTGATTTAGCCGCAGTTGCATATATTGTTGTGCTGGGAACTGTTGTTCCCTTTGGTTTGTTTTTGTGGGGAGTGCGCCAGATTCCGGCACGCGTAGCAACATTAGTAGCAATGATTGAACCAGTATGCGGAGCAATTTTTGCTATTTTCTTAGTTGGTCAACTTCTTTCACCGTTAGCCGTATTCGGCGGCGCAATGATTTTATGTGGCGTTTGGCTGAATACTACATGA
- the gcvT gene encoding glycine cleavage system aminomethyltransferase GcvT yields the protein MANQEELIPEIALPLAQTPLYQLALELKARLTSFGGWEMPVQFVGISKEHQAVRTAVGMFDISHMGKFLLRGKQLISQLQRLVPSDLNRLQPGQAQYTVLLNSQAGIIDDIIFYYQGEDAGEQRGVMIVNAATTSKDKAWILQNIDSEYVHLHDVSSEKVLIAVQGPQAVTVLQGFVQEDLSLLKAFGHLEATVLGQPGFIARTGYTGEDGFEVMVDISIGIELWRSLYDTGVIPCGLGARDTLRLEAAMALYGQDIDETTTPLEAGMGWLVHLDSKEDFIGREVLAQQKAHGVQRKLVGLRLEGRNIARHGYQVRSQGKVVGEITSGTLSPTLGYPVALAYVPISLSQIGQQLDVEIRGKLYPAIVVKRPFYRSKTRLST from the coding sequence GTGGCTAATCAAGAAGAGTTAATTCCAGAAATAGCGCTACCGTTAGCTCAAACACCTTTATATCAACTCGCACTCGAACTCAAAGCCCGACTCACTAGCTTTGGTGGCTGGGAAATGCCCGTGCAGTTTGTTGGTATTAGTAAAGAACATCAAGCGGTACGTACTGCAGTGGGGATGTTTGATATTTCCCACATGGGTAAATTCCTTTTGCGCGGAAAGCAGTTGATTTCTCAATTACAGCGTTTAGTTCCCTCCGATTTAAATCGCCTGCAACCAGGTCAAGCGCAATACACTGTATTGTTAAACTCCCAAGCTGGAATTATTGATGACATTATTTTCTACTACCAAGGTGAGGATGCTGGGGAACAACGCGGCGTCATGATTGTGAATGCGGCAACCACTAGTAAAGACAAAGCATGGATTTTGCAAAATATTGATTCAGAATACGTACATCTGCACGATGTTTCTTCAGAAAAAGTTTTGATTGCTGTGCAAGGACCGCAAGCAGTGACAGTTTTACAGGGTTTTGTCCAAGAAGATTTATCTTTGCTCAAAGCATTTGGACATCTTGAAGCAACTGTTCTTGGTCAACCTGGGTTTATTGCGCGAACCGGTTACACCGGAGAAGATGGCTTTGAAGTAATGGTTGATATATCTATCGGGATAGAACTATGGCGATCGCTCTACGATACTGGTGTTATTCCCTGCGGACTTGGCGCGCGCGATACGCTACGACTCGAAGCCGCAATGGCGCTTTACGGACAAGATATTGATGAAACGACCACACCCCTCGAAGCTGGTATGGGCTGGCTAGTTCATTTAGATTCTAAAGAAGATTTTATCGGACGTGAAGTGCTGGCGCAACAAAAAGCCCACGGAGTTCAACGCAAACTGGTCGGATTGCGTCTTGAAGGAAGAAATATTGCGCGTCATGGCTATCAAGTGCGATCGCAAGGAAAAGTTGTTGGCGAAATCACGAGCGGTACACTCTCGCCTACACTAGGTTATCCTGTTGCTTTGGCGTATGTTCCTATTTCCTTGAGTCAAATAGGACAGCAGCTAGACGTTGAGATTCGCGGTAAATTGTATCCGGCGATCGTTGTTAAACGCCCATTCTATCGGTCAAAAACGCGGTTATCAACATAA
- the gcvH gene encoding glycine cleavage system protein GcvH: MALEYPSDLKYQDSHEYVRLDGDIATIGISAFAVDQLGDIVFLELPEVGDALIKGESFGTIESVKAVENLYAAVSGTVVERNDAIVEAPEQLADDPYGEGWLLKVRITDSSELDDAMSADEYQAQVEGE, translated from the coding sequence ATGGCACTGGAATATCCCAGCGATTTAAAATATCAAGATTCTCACGAGTACGTACGGTTAGATGGCGATATCGCCACAATTGGGATTAGCGCCTTCGCCGTCGATCAATTAGGTGATATCGTGTTTCTCGAATTGCCCGAAGTCGGTGACGCCTTAATCAAAGGAGAAAGCTTTGGCACAATTGAGTCAGTGAAAGCAGTGGAAAACTTGTACGCCGCCGTTAGTGGTACTGTAGTGGAGCGTAACGATGCGATCGTCGAAGCACCTGAACAGTTAGCCGATGATCCATACGGTGAAGGTTGGTTGTTAAAAGTGCGGATTACCGACTCTAGCGAACTCGACGATGCAATGTCTGCGGATGAGTATCAGGCACAAGTAGAAGGCGAGTAG